One segment of Streptomyces sp. NBC_00576 DNA contains the following:
- a CDS encoding Mu transposase C-terminal domain-containing protein, translating into MDVSWPPRLGVGDRVRFEGRAWVVAGFARGGVELMDPLGGLRWLTVPQLVLSGDFDVLERGPRSPSVLVLPATGEVLEQARWWERHIAEVITGLPPGADEGAAPRPEFDPAVRSLTEREAAKAAELAAEGVPGVSARTVRRRRQRYRAQGIEGLIDGRAVRKRAPGSRQDPRVLEVLLPLVADDKRGPTTSVEHYRRATGNMLESLYGPGVVKLPSRSTFQRLVKELLSLHGRAGGIPVAGKDGIRSSRPGERVYVDTVALALPQHLAHLVPQGVLMTVAVDELTWSVCTVMVRASGRLLDGQLLLARLCDPPALRDTDTGAREEAMPLIMPESLLLDRQLLRRPRAFTDTCRRLGIKVAPPEPTGKAHGERIVGRLVSLFNAELAVLEAGWTPDKASLISWLQSHAEQWVESVWQRQTQWGLRSVVGHGEQPTPRSAYDACVARLGWAHLPLGGHAVRTFLPSTTRWVALDGVHIRGNRYDCPDLDPLRAAVSRASGAPTRHVEVRFDPHDVRQVWVQSGDGTWIRVPLAQTGSLRRPSHRSVSRNAVRHEGWNSPIDFMSSSRPLHDNRERLAYHAQLPVLQTPFLQEVVRLGGRLTVLNHAAVGGHHGLLITGPPGSGKTTALQELGRHFEHVDRSHPPGGILRASAVYLRVHPSDSSRSVLFKLAGLLSYPLPTRASTTSASGAVRDALLSSGTRVVLVDDIFAAQGSSSASTKPVDTLRYLADQVPATFVYAGLEGQECSLPAAFRTGQSRLTHLRAAPAPYDADWEILVETLDHALRLHRHRPGSLVRLAQVLHDRTGGWPGTLAHLVRSAAIDAILTGSEEITEQDLDVIAV; encoded by the coding sequence ATGGATGTGTCGTGGCCTCCACGTCTGGGCGTGGGGGACCGGGTGCGGTTCGAGGGCCGCGCCTGGGTGGTGGCTGGCTTCGCCCGAGGGGGCGTCGAACTCATGGACCCGCTGGGCGGCTTGAGGTGGCTCACGGTGCCGCAGCTGGTGTTGTCCGGGGATTTCGACGTGCTGGAGCGCGGCCCTCGTTCTCCTTCCGTCCTCGTCCTGCCGGCAACCGGGGAGGTACTGGAACAAGCTCGGTGGTGGGAGCGGCACATCGCGGAAGTCATCACTGGCCTGCCTCCCGGCGCCGACGAAGGTGCCGCGCCTCGTCCGGAATTCGACCCGGCTGTCCGCTCGTTGACAGAACGGGAGGCGGCGAAGGCCGCCGAACTCGCCGCAGAGGGTGTGCCCGGGGTTTCGGCACGCACTGTAAGGCGTCGGCGTCAGCGTTACCGGGCGCAGGGTATCGAGGGGCTGATCGACGGACGGGCGGTCAGGAAGCGGGCTCCGGGCTCTCGTCAGGACCCCCGTGTTCTGGAAGTGCTGCTGCCGCTTGTCGCCGACGACAAGCGTGGGCCGACCACGTCGGTGGAACATTACCGCCGGGCCACCGGCAACATGCTGGAGTCGCTCTACGGCCCTGGAGTTGTGAAGCTGCCGTCCCGTTCGACGTTCCAGCGGCTGGTGAAGGAACTCCTCTCCCTGCACGGACGGGCGGGCGGCATCCCGGTGGCAGGCAAGGACGGGATCCGGTCGTCCCGGCCGGGCGAGCGGGTCTATGTCGACACCGTCGCTCTCGCGCTCCCTCAGCATCTCGCTCACCTCGTCCCGCAGGGCGTGCTGATGACGGTCGCGGTGGACGAACTGACCTGGTCCGTCTGCACGGTCATGGTCCGCGCCTCCGGGCGACTGCTGGACGGGCAGCTGCTTCTGGCTCGTTTGTGCGATCCGCCTGCGCTGCGGGACACGGACACCGGCGCGCGCGAGGAGGCTATGCCGCTGATCATGCCCGAATCGCTGCTACTCGACAGGCAGTTGCTCCGACGGCCGCGTGCGTTCACGGACACATGCCGGCGCTTGGGGATCAAGGTTGCACCCCCGGAGCCTACGGGGAAGGCACATGGTGAACGCATTGTCGGGCGGCTCGTCTCCCTGTTCAACGCGGAACTTGCGGTACTTGAAGCGGGTTGGACCCCCGATAAGGCATCGCTGATCAGCTGGCTCCAGAGCCATGCCGAACAATGGGTGGAGTCGGTCTGGCAGCGCCAGACCCAATGGGGTCTGCGGAGCGTGGTCGGCCATGGTGAGCAGCCGACGCCCAGATCTGCGTACGACGCGTGTGTGGCGAGACTGGGATGGGCGCACCTGCCCCTGGGCGGGCATGCCGTTCGCACCTTCCTGCCGAGCACGACGCGATGGGTAGCCTTGGACGGGGTCCATATCAGGGGTAATCGATACGACTGCCCCGACCTCGACCCGCTGCGGGCAGCCGTCTCACGCGCATCGGGGGCCCCAACTCGGCATGTCGAGGTGCGTTTTGATCCGCACGACGTACGCCAGGTATGGGTACAGAGCGGGGATGGGACGTGGATCCGGGTACCACTGGCCCAGACCGGCTCTCTTCGCCGCCCTTCCCACCGCTCCGTCAGCAGGAACGCGGTTCGCCACGAGGGCTGGAACTCCCCGATCGACTTCATGTCGTCGTCCCGACCCTTGCACGACAACCGGGAACGTCTGGCCTACCACGCCCAACTCCCTGTGCTTCAGACGCCGTTCCTGCAGGAGGTGGTGAGACTGGGAGGCCGGCTCACGGTGCTGAACCATGCTGCGGTCGGCGGTCACCACGGCCTGCTGATCACCGGGCCGCCCGGCAGCGGGAAGACGACCGCACTTCAGGAGCTGGGGCGGCACTTCGAGCATGTGGACCGTTCCCACCCTCCCGGCGGCATCCTCCGTGCCTCTGCCGTCTACCTGCGCGTCCACCCCAGTGACAGCAGCCGCTCGGTGCTCTTCAAGCTGGCAGGACTTCTGTCCTACCCCCTGCCGACGAGGGCGAGTACGACCTCAGCTTCCGGAGCGGTGCGCGACGCTCTGCTCTCGTCAGGGACCAGGGTGGTCCTGGTGGACGACATCTTCGCTGCGCAGGGGTCATCTTCCGCCAGTACGAAGCCAGTTGACACGTTGCGCTACCTAGCTGACCAGGTGCCGGCCACGTTCGTGTACGCGGGTCTTGAGGGGCAGGAGTGCTCCCTCCCCGCCGCCTTCCGGACGGGGCAGAGCCGCCTGACTCACCTGCGGGCGGCTCCCGCCCCATACGACGCCGACTGGGAAATACTGGTGGAAACCCTGGACCACGCCCTGCGTCTGCATCGCCATCGGCCGGGCTCCCTGGTGCGGTTGGCGCAGGTGCTGCACGACAGAACCGGCGGCTGGCCGGGAACCCTCGCCCATCTGGTGCGCTCCGCGGCCATCGACGCGATTCTCACCGGAAGCGAGGAGATCACCGAGCAGGACCTCGACGTCATCGCCGTGTGA
- a CDS encoding helix-turn-helix transcriptional regulator, with product MPGGKRRGKKPSEYATDGVWPYAVMDELLGARVAQAVSRALAEAMERKKISANALAQASEVNRQVISNVLAGVVWPDLLTVASLEGALGERLWPDHLSWPQDESGNRAQPLPERIRRQRDLETAEREERRPRTS from the coding sequence ATGCCTGGAGGAAAGAGACGTGGCAAGAAGCCCAGCGAATACGCCACCGACGGCGTTTGGCCGTATGCGGTGATGGACGAGCTGCTCGGGGCGCGGGTGGCGCAGGCTGTCTCCCGTGCGCTCGCGGAAGCCATGGAGCGCAAGAAGATCAGCGCCAACGCGCTGGCCCAGGCGAGTGAGGTCAATCGGCAGGTCATCTCGAATGTCCTGGCCGGTGTCGTGTGGCCCGACCTGCTGACAGTTGCGAGCTTGGAAGGGGCTTTGGGGGAGCGGCTCTGGCCCGATCACCTGAGCTGGCCGCAGGACGAGAGCGGAAACCGGGCGCAGCCGCTGCCCGAGAGAATCAGACGGCAACGCGATCTGGAGACTGCCGAGCGCGAGGAGCGCCGACCACGCACGAGCTAA
- a CDS encoding tyrosine-type recombinase/integrase codes for MALDSDTVQALRRHRAQQDKDRKEWENAWVETGRVYTKENGEMLHPANVTRRFIELYEEIGLPPVRLHDLRHGAATLAHAAGADLKDIQEMLGHSSITITADTYTSLLPEADLAIAEAAARLVPRARATSENAAPEAEAEPDDTEDPGPESVPDDADPLGDISEINSPSAHAPLTQTAPDEESEAE; via the coding sequence ATCGCGCTGGACTCCGACACGGTCCAGGCCCTGCGACGCCACCGCGCCCAGCAGGACAAGGACCGTAAGGAGTGGGAGAACGCCTGGGTGGAGACCGGCCGCGTCTACACCAAGGAAAACGGTGAGATGCTCCACCCCGCCAACGTCACACGGCGGTTCATCGAGCTGTACGAGGAGATCGGGCTTCCGCCGGTTCGGCTCCACGACCTCCGCCACGGTGCCGCGACCCTCGCCCACGCGGCCGGGGCTGACCTGAAGGACATCCAGGAGATGCTCGGCCACTCCTCGATCACCATCACGGCCGACACGTACACGAGCCTGCTTCCCGAGGCGGATCTGGCGATCGCCGAGGCCGCAGCCCGGCTCGTACCGCGCGCCCGTGCTACCTCCGAAAACGCCGCCCCCGAAGCGGAGGCCGAGCCCGACGACACGGAGGATCCAGGCCCGGAGTCCGTGCCGGATGATGCTGATCCGTTGGGAGATATTTCGGAGATCAACTCTCCGTCCGCTCACGCACCGCTCACGCAAACGGCCCCGGACGAGGAGTCCGAGGCCGAATAG
- the fxlM gene encoding methyltransferase, FxLD system, whose protein sequence is MPPDRWQQHNITFVDREIARRTIAERLGPALIEAEADGQLTGWWFMNKQPWPLRYLADKPSPAIESLLSDLIGDGVAVSCLPCVYEPETDAFGGPQAMDAAHEMFHSDSRHLLTYQLSPMHLGRRETAVLLASAMMRGAGLDWFEQGDVWAKFAALRPATNPPLPERAAELAPGMRKLMTADAHNLCRPGGPLDAHEEWVTAFERAGTTLANLAAHGALTRGLRAVIAHHVIFHANRAGLLQDDQSALSHIAREVVMGTSDHTESPIEATAEIDSVRAVNTDTITTSTADAERLRNALVDQLRADGHARTPAVETALRTVPRHVFVPDASLEDAYANAPVHIKYDTDGTSISCASQPGVVALMLDQLEAQPGERILELGAGTGYNAGLLAHLVGEGGHVTTLDVDDDLVEGARAHLAAAGTTNVQAVTRDGALGYAEAAPYDRIIATVGAYGVPHAWLQQLAPGGRLLVPQRLKGTVSRSIAYEQRDGRWVSLGSEMNTFMPLRRGIADDDRRVIPLSTDGAVRLQAPAGLSIEADALAGVLDQPRTEEWTGMTVRAMESPEWMELFVTCSLPSGLIRMLFPQSAKGTLLTEDPYPSSTAVVDKGAVTYLARRVSKEKTTEGNKLWEFGVIGHGPGSDELAAKVADAIRTWDRQYRGREATFEIQPLGAHKIEQRPGLFSLDTSLNRIVVDWR, encoded by the coding sequence ATGCCTCCCGACCGCTGGCAGCAGCACAACATCACCTTCGTCGACCGCGAGATTGCCCGGCGTACTATCGCCGAACGCCTCGGCCCCGCCCTGATCGAGGCCGAGGCCGACGGGCAGCTCACCGGCTGGTGGTTCATGAACAAGCAGCCCTGGCCGTTGCGTTACCTCGCGGACAAGCCCTCACCAGCCATTGAGTCACTCCTGAGCGACCTCATCGGCGACGGCGTGGCCGTGTCGTGCCTGCCCTGCGTCTACGAGCCCGAGACCGACGCATTCGGCGGACCCCAGGCTATGGACGCAGCCCACGAAATGTTCCACAGCGACTCCCGCCATCTGCTCACCTACCAGCTGAGCCCGATGCACTTGGGACGCCGGGAGACCGCCGTCCTGCTGGCGAGCGCCATGATGCGCGGCGCTGGACTCGACTGGTTCGAACAGGGCGACGTATGGGCGAAGTTCGCGGCCCTTCGACCGGCCACCAATCCACCACTACCCGAACGAGCCGCCGAACTGGCCCCGGGCATGCGAAAGCTCATGACCGCCGACGCCCACAACCTCTGCCGTCCGGGTGGCCCACTCGACGCGCACGAGGAATGGGTGACCGCCTTCGAACGGGCCGGCACCACGCTCGCCAACCTCGCAGCCCATGGCGCCCTCACTCGCGGCCTGCGAGCCGTCATCGCCCACCACGTGATCTTCCACGCCAACCGCGCCGGTCTCCTCCAGGACGACCAGAGCGCCCTGTCCCACATCGCACGAGAGGTAGTCATGGGAACGAGTGACCACACCGAGTCGCCCATCGAGGCAACGGCCGAGATCGATAGCGTCCGTGCGGTGAACACCGACACGATCACTACCTCCACGGCGGACGCCGAGCGCCTCCGCAACGCCCTGGTCGACCAGCTCCGCGCGGACGGACACGCCCGCACGCCCGCCGTCGAGACCGCGTTGCGGACCGTGCCCCGCCACGTGTTCGTGCCTGACGCGTCACTCGAAGACGCCTACGCCAACGCACCTGTACACATCAAGTACGACACCGACGGCACGTCCATCTCCTGTGCCTCCCAGCCGGGCGTCGTCGCCCTCATGCTGGATCAGCTCGAAGCCCAGCCCGGCGAGCGCATCCTCGAACTCGGCGCCGGCACCGGCTACAACGCCGGTCTGCTCGCCCATCTGGTTGGCGAGGGCGGGCACGTGACCACCCTCGACGTTGACGACGACCTCGTGGAAGGCGCCCGTGCGCACCTCGCCGCCGCCGGAACCACCAACGTCCAGGCAGTGACCCGCGACGGGGCACTCGGCTACGCCGAAGCAGCGCCATACGACCGGATCATCGCCACCGTGGGCGCGTACGGCGTGCCGCACGCCTGGCTGCAGCAGCTCGCCCCCGGCGGCCGGCTCCTCGTACCCCAGCGCCTCAAGGGCACAGTGTCCCGCTCCATCGCCTACGAGCAGCGTGACGGCCGGTGGGTGTCCCTCGGCAGCGAGATGAACACCTTCATGCCGCTTCGGCGGGGCATCGCTGACGACGACCGCCGAGTGATCCCGCTCAGTACGGACGGCGCCGTACGACTCCAGGCCCCCGCCGGGCTCAGCATCGAGGCCGATGCCCTCGCAGGCGTACTTGACCAGCCGCGCACCGAGGAGTGGACCGGCATGACGGTCCGCGCCATGGAGTCGCCGGAGTGGATGGAGCTGTTCGTCACCTGCTCCCTCCCCTCTGGTCTGATCCGGATGCTGTTCCCCCAGAGCGCCAAGGGCACGCTGCTCACGGAGGACCCTTACCCCTCGTCAACTGCGGTCGTCGACAAGGGCGCCGTCACCTACCTCGCCCGGCGCGTGTCCAAGGAGAAGACCACCGAGGGCAACAAGCTCTGGGAGTTCGGCGTCATCGGCCACGGCCCCGGCAGCGACGAACTGGCCGCGAAGGTCGCCGACGCCATCCGCACCTGGGACAGGCAGTATCGAGGCCGTGAGGCCACGTTCGAGATCCAGCCCCTCGGCGCCCACAAGATCGAGCAGCGCCCCGGTCTCTTCTCTCTCGACACCTCGCTGAACCGCATCGTCGTCGACTGGCGGTGA
- a CDS encoding lanthionine synthetase C family protein yields the protein MTAHPALGLVDAIAARLADPDMAPFNSRMLASDRQHLAYGPPGIALLHIELAANGLGPWQRAHDWLAAASRQPLTSGPDSHPFYGVPAFAHALSCVADHLPSSYQRALDALDGQIAVDVGRRLDTAHRRIDTERLPQLAEFDAIRGLTGYGAYLLRRDPGSSTMRAVLDYCVRLTEPITHHGETLPGWWSETGPSGSPEDRFPGGHANTGMAHGIGGVLALLALAARNGSATDGHHAALRTILAWLDHWKEKTSGGPVWPYWVTQGELRRGSLGSSTPRRPSWCYGTAGLARAQQLAALALGDADRQIDAENALVAALTDPEQLKATTDNGLCHGFAGLAHTAARTADDAHPSTAGNLRAAIPALLAAVIPPGTDPELMATALIQDEEGGPGLLDGAAGIALALLAPSTAAPPRSAWDACLLIA from the coding sequence GTGACCGCCCACCCCGCGCTCGGCCTGGTCGACGCCATCGCCGCCCGGCTCGCCGACCCCGACATGGCGCCCTTCAACTCCAGGATGCTGGCCTCGGACCGGCAGCACCTCGCGTACGGCCCTCCCGGAATCGCGCTTCTGCACATCGAGCTGGCAGCGAACGGCCTCGGCCCGTGGCAGCGCGCCCACGACTGGCTCGCCGCCGCCTCCAGGCAGCCGCTCACCAGCGGCCCGGACAGCCACCCGTTCTACGGAGTGCCCGCCTTCGCCCATGCCCTGAGCTGCGTCGCCGACCACCTCCCCAGCTCCTACCAGCGCGCCCTCGACGCGCTGGACGGCCAGATCGCAGTCGACGTCGGACGCCGTCTCGACACCGCACACCGCCGCATCGACACCGAACGTCTGCCGCAGCTCGCCGAGTTCGACGCCATCCGGGGCCTCACCGGATATGGCGCCTACTTATTGCGCCGAGACCCCGGCAGCTCCACGATGCGCGCCGTTCTCGACTACTGCGTGCGCCTCACCGAACCGATCACCCACCACGGCGAGACTCTGCCGGGCTGGTGGTCGGAGACCGGCCCCTCGGGCAGCCCGGAGGACCGATTCCCCGGCGGGCACGCCAACACCGGTATGGCCCACGGCATCGGTGGCGTGCTCGCGCTCCTGGCCCTCGCCGCGCGGAACGGCTCCGCCACCGACGGGCACCACGCAGCACTGCGCACCATCCTGGCCTGGCTGGACCACTGGAAGGAGAAGACCAGCGGCGGACCGGTCTGGCCGTACTGGGTCACTCAGGGAGAACTGCGCAGGGGGAGTCTCGGCTCGTCAACCCCCAGGCGGCCGTCCTGGTGCTACGGCACCGCCGGCCTCGCCCGCGCCCAGCAACTTGCCGCGCTCGCCCTCGGCGATGCCGACCGTCAGATCGACGCGGAGAACGCGCTCGTGGCCGCACTCACCGATCCCGAGCAACTGAAGGCCACGACGGACAACGGCCTTTGCCACGGCTTCGCCGGCCTCGCCCACACTGCCGCGCGTACGGCCGACGACGCCCACCCCTCGACCGCAGGGAACCTCCGAGCCGCGATCCCGGCCCTCCTGGCTGCGGTCATCCCACCAGGCACCGACCCCGAACTCATGGCAACGGCGCTCATTCAGGACGAGGAAGGCGGCCCCGGCCTCCTCGACGGCGCCGCCGGCATAGCCCTGGCCCTCCTCGCGCCCAGCACCGCCGCACCACCCCGGTCCGCCTGGGACGCATGCCTCCTCATCGCTTGA
- a CDS encoding lantibiotic dehydratase, with protein MAWLRAVWANKDVAEALQHSSPVLAAQVGDLCTAEHPALRDVQRAALSVARYLLRALHRATPFGLFAGVATAEFGSQARADWGEEHVAIGRAGAEWLAAVIAWLESCPDLLERLPVVINNTVTYRGDRLIVPFQPDIQGDRTRAVEASLALIGPVRAVLAATRLPIRFGTLVDKLQAEFPEAGPEKARQLLAELIRRRVLITGLHAPSTETDALGHLVGQLDAIDAGSLAPIAETVRELHAVRAGLEECATHGGRDSVAARMRGLVPGLRRHPVALDLRLDAQIVLQEAVAREVERAALILTRLSIRPYGTAAWNEYHQRFYERYGIGTMVPLAEAVADSGTGYPDGYPGAPASARRPRVSARDDALVRLAQAAALDGRDEVILTDEQVEALDAGPDEPRLPPHLEIGVRVQAASLEELQRGRFRLEVVNVSRGAGVSAGRFLSVLAPADRDALAAELADLPAADDNTMAAQLSFPPLLPESAHVTRSPQVLPTVISLQEHRAPQDTALTPEDLAVGCDGRRMYLAAPERGHRVEAIGMHALNLHTHTPPLVRFLTELSRAQCAQVTVFDWGAAAAMPFLPRLRYGRIVLAPARWRLEASELPDRVRPRPEWDAALTDWHTRRRLPRRVHLVEDDRRLFLDLDEAGYRTLLRQHLDRTHLAVLVEAPEPEAYGWCGGRAHEVVVPLKATRPSAWPPLPAPSRARALSAAQMQTPAASSVLLAALYGVPRRQDVLLSRHLPGLLEQLGYPPWWFIRFRDPDQHLRVRIALPDPEAFADTARTVSAWADELRSVGLLADLRYPTSYREMGRWGSGAAWEAAEEVFRADSRAILAQLAQPQRPGPRTLVVAHTVAIASAFLGSTAAGMRWLIDHIPPTAPAPVPRPQFTEAVRLADPCDDWAALRSVPGGDAIVSAWADRDTALAEYRPHLPGPDTQGITVDDVLTSLLHVHFVRHVAVNFPEEEVCLYLARAAALAWTARTRGRTS; from the coding sequence GTGGCGTGGCTACGGGCGGTCTGGGCGAACAAGGACGTCGCCGAGGCACTCCAGCACTCCAGTCCGGTCCTGGCCGCGCAGGTAGGGGACCTGTGTACGGCTGAGCATCCCGCCCTCCGGGATGTGCAGCGAGCGGCGCTGTCCGTGGCCCGCTACCTGCTGCGGGCCCTGCACCGGGCTACGCCCTTTGGCCTGTTCGCCGGCGTGGCCACCGCGGAGTTCGGCTCGCAGGCGCGGGCCGACTGGGGCGAGGAGCACGTGGCTATCGGCCGCGCGGGGGCAGAGTGGCTGGCTGCCGTGATCGCATGGTTAGAGTCGTGTCCGGACCTCCTCGAACGGCTGCCCGTTGTCATCAACAACACCGTGACGTACCGGGGCGACCGGCTCATCGTGCCGTTCCAGCCCGACATCCAGGGCGACCGGACTCGCGCGGTCGAGGCGTCTCTGGCCCTGATCGGACCGGTGCGAGCGGTCCTTGCTGCAACCCGACTGCCGATCCGGTTCGGCACCCTCGTGGACAAGCTCCAGGCGGAGTTCCCCGAGGCCGGTCCCGAGAAGGCGCGTCAACTGCTGGCGGAGCTGATCCGGCGGCGGGTGCTGATCACGGGCCTGCACGCTCCGAGCACCGAGACCGATGCCCTCGGGCATCTGGTGGGCCAGCTCGACGCGATCGACGCTGGAAGCCTCGCCCCGATCGCGGAGACCGTACGCGAACTCCATGCGGTCCGGGCGGGCCTTGAGGAGTGCGCCACGCATGGCGGCCGGGACAGCGTCGCGGCGCGGATGCGAGGCCTCGTCCCCGGCCTGCGTCGGCACCCCGTCGCGCTCGACCTCCGCCTGGACGCGCAGATCGTTCTGCAGGAAGCGGTCGCCCGAGAGGTCGAGCGCGCTGCTCTCATCCTGACCCGCTTGAGCATCCGCCCGTACGGCACCGCCGCCTGGAACGAGTACCACCAGCGGTTCTACGAGCGGTACGGCATCGGCACGATGGTGCCGCTCGCGGAGGCCGTGGCGGACAGCGGCACCGGCTATCCCGACGGCTACCCAGGCGCTCCGGCCAGCGCACGCAGGCCCCGCGTCTCCGCTCGGGACGACGCCCTCGTACGGCTGGCCCAGGCCGCCGCGCTCGACGGCCGTGACGAAGTGATCCTCACGGACGAACAGGTTGAGGCCCTGGACGCGGGTCCCGACGAGCCCCGGCTGCCGCCGCACTTGGAGATCGGGGTGCGGGTGCAGGCGGCCAGCCTGGAGGAGTTGCAGCGTGGGCGGTTCCGGCTGGAGGTCGTGAACGTGTCCCGTGGTGCCGGCGTCTCCGCAGGCCGATTCCTCAGCGTGCTGGCCCCCGCCGACCGGGATGCCCTGGCCGCCGAGCTTGCCGATCTCCCGGCTGCAGACGACAACACCATGGCCGCGCAGCTTTCTTTCCCGCCACTGCTCCCTGAGAGCGCCCACGTCACCCGCTCCCCACAGGTCCTGCCCACTGTGATCAGCCTTCAGGAACACCGCGCCCCGCAGGACACCGCCCTCACCCCGGAGGACTTGGCCGTGGGGTGCGACGGCCGCCGCATGTACCTCGCTGCCCCCGAGCGCGGCCACCGCGTCGAGGCCATAGGGATGCACGCCCTGAACCTCCACACCCACACCCCGCCGCTGGTGCGGTTCCTCACCGAACTGTCCCGCGCCCAGTGCGCGCAGGTCACCGTCTTCGACTGGGGTGCCGCAGCGGCGATGCCGTTTCTTCCACGTCTGCGGTACGGCCGGATCGTGCTGGCCCCGGCACGCTGGCGGCTGGAAGCGTCCGAACTGCCCGACCGCGTCCGTCCTCGGCCGGAGTGGGATGCTGCGCTCACCGACTGGCATACCCGGCGGAGGCTGCCGCGCCGCGTCCATCTCGTCGAGGACGACCGACGTCTCTTCCTCGACCTCGACGAGGCCGGCTACCGGACGCTCCTGCGTCAGCACCTCGACCGCACACACCTGGCCGTGCTGGTCGAGGCCCCGGAACCGGAGGCGTACGGCTGGTGCGGTGGGCGAGCCCACGAGGTCGTGGTGCCCCTCAAAGCAACCAGGCCGTCGGCATGGCCACCGCTGCCCGCTCCCAGCCGGGCCCGTGCCCTGTCTGCGGCCCAGATGCAGACGCCCGCCGCTTCCTCGGTTCTTCTGGCCGCCCTGTACGGCGTTCCCCGCCGCCAAGACGTCTTGCTCTCCCGGCACTTGCCCGGCCTCCTCGAACAACTCGGCTACCCGCCGTGGTGGTTCATCCGCTTCCGCGACCCGGACCAACACCTCCGCGTACGGATCGCCCTCCCCGACCCGGAAGCCTTCGCCGACACGGCCCGAACGGTGAGCGCCTGGGCCGACGAGTTACGAAGCGTCGGCCTGCTGGCTGACCTGCGCTATCCCACCTCCTACCGTGAGATGGGCCGCTGGGGCTCCGGCGCCGCGTGGGAGGCGGCCGAGGAGGTGTTCCGGGCGGACTCGCGCGCCATCCTGGCCCAACTCGCGCAGCCACAGCGCCCCGGACCGCGCACGCTGGTGGTGGCCCACACCGTCGCCATCGCCTCCGCGTTCCTCGGCAGCACCGCAGCCGGGATGCGGTGGCTGATCGACCACATCCCGCCGACAGCCCCCGCTCCCGTTCCGCGCCCGCAGTTCACCGAGGCTGTACGGCTCGCCGACCCATGCGACGACTGGGCAGCGCTGCGCTCTGTTCCGGGCGGGGACGCCATCGTGTCGGCATGGGCCGACCGGGATACGGCGCTCGCCGAGTACCGGCCGCACCTGCCCGGCCCGGACACCCAGGGCATCACCGTCGACGATGTCCTGACCTCCCTGCTGCACGTCCACTTCGTGCGCCACGTCGCCGTGAACTTCCCGGAGGAAGAGGTCTGCCTCTACCTGGCGCGCGCCGCCGCCCTGGCCTGGACCGCCCGCACCAGGGGGAGGACTTCGTGA
- a CDS encoding FxLD family lanthipeptide: MTRNTVVPSRTEARPQIAGASEGFDLDVSLVEIADPAGLINLTDDNCGSTCGACTTNVA, encoded by the coding sequence ATGACGCGCAACACCGTAGTTCCCAGCCGCACCGAAGCACGCCCGCAGATCGCGGGGGCGTCGGAAGGCTTCGACCTGGACGTCTCCCTCGTCGAGATCGCCGACCCGGCGGGTCTGATCAACCTGACCGACGACAACTGCGGGTCCACCTGCGGCGCCTGCACCACCAACGTCGCCTGA
- a CDS encoding ATP-binding protein, translated as MTSQRTPVEALSVGHPTYSQTFPCEPSTAEIGRELVRDVLGVWHLDGLADRAALIVTELIANASRHTPCPEIRLTVGRPSATRLRVGVVDREPSRLPILSQVADDDESGRGLLLVDAVANRWGYDLHGSGRRPWGKEVWAELCTEGSK; from the coding sequence ATGACGAGTCAGAGAACACCAGTTGAGGCCCTCTCCGTCGGCCACCCCACGTACAGTCAGACCTTCCCGTGCGAGCCGTCCACGGCCGAGATCGGCCGCGAACTCGTCCGAGACGTCCTCGGTGTGTGGCACCTCGACGGCCTCGCCGACCGGGCCGCGCTGATCGTCACGGAGCTGATCGCGAACGCCTCCAGGCACACTCCGTGTCCCGAGATCCGTCTCACGGTTGGGCGACCGAGCGCGACGCGACTGCGTGTCGGGGTCGTGGACCGGGAACCATCGCGTCTGCCCATACTCAGCCAGGTGGCTGACGACGACGAGTCGGGGCGCGGGTTGCTCCTCGTCGATGCTGTCGCCAACCGCTGGGGCTACGACCTGCATGGCTCGGGCAGACGTCCTTGGGGCAAAGAGGTCTGGGCGGAACTCTGCACCGAGGGCAGCAAGTGA